TCTTCAAGTAGAAACTCATAAACAACAATTGAAAGAGACAATAGGTGGTTTATCAAATAATAATGGATCTATACGCAGAGAGTGGATAAAGGAAGAAATCCCTAAATTTAAAAGACAATATCATATTTTAGATAAAAGTGAAAATCTCTCTGATATCATATACTATTACGATGAACTAAAAAAGAAATATTCTAATAATGAAGATTAGATAACGCAATAAATTTATTTTTAGTAAGGAGAATACATGACTAAACGAGCACTTATTTCAGTCTCAGATAAAGCGGGCATCGTTGAATTTGCCCAAGAACTCAAAAAATTAGGTTGGGATATCATCTCAACAGGTGGTACCAAAGTTGCCCTTGACAATGCTGGGGTAGACACTATCGCCATCGACGATGTGACTGGTTTCCCAGAAATGATGGACGGACGTGTTAAGACCCTTCACCCAAATATCCACGGTGGTCTCCTCGCTCGTCGTGACCTCGATAGCCACCTTCAAGCGGCTAAGGACAATAATATCGAATTGATTGACCTTGTTGTGGTAAACCTTTATCCATTCAAGGAAACCATTCTCAAACCAGACGTGACTTACGCTGACGCAGTTGAAAACATCGATATCGGTGGTCCATCAATGCTTCGTTCAGCAGCTAAAAACCATGCTAGCGTGACAGTTGTTGTAGACCCTGCTGACTATGCTGTTGTTCTTGATGAATTGTCAGCAAACGGCGAAACAAGCTACGAAACTCGCCAACGTTTGGCAGCGAAAGTATACCGTCACACAGCTTCATACGACGCTTTGATTGCAGAATACTTCACAGCTCAAGTGGGTGAAACAAAACCTGAAAAACTCACTTTGACTTATGACCTCAAGCAACCTATGCGTTACGGTGAAAACCCTCAACAAGACGCAGACTTCTACCAAAAAGGTTTGCCAACGGCTTACTCAATTGCCTCAGCTAAACAGCTTAACGGTAAAGAATTGTCATTCAACAATATCCGTGACGCTGATGCCGCTATCCGTATCATCCGTGATTTCAAAGACCGTCCAACAGTTGTAGCTCTCAAACACATGAACCCATGTGGTATCGGTCAAGCTGATGACATTGAAACAGCTTGGGACTACGCTTATGAAGCTGACCCAGTGTCAATCTTCGGTGGTATTGTAGTCCTCAACCGTGAAGTTGATGCTGCGACAGCTAAGAAAATGCATGGT
The DNA window shown above is from Streptococcus salivarius and carries:
- the purH gene encoding bifunctional phosphoribosylaminoimidazolecarboxamide formyltransferase/IMP cyclohydrolase, yielding MTKRALISVSDKAGIVEFAQELKKLGWDIISTGGTKVALDNAGVDTIAIDDVTGFPEMMDGRVKTLHPNIHGGLLARRDLDSHLQAAKDNNIELIDLVVVNLYPFKETILKPDVTYADAVENIDIGGPSMLRSAAKNHASVTVVVDPADYAVVLDELSANGETSYETRQRLAAKVYRHTASYDALIAEYFTAQVGETKPEKLTLTYDLKQPMRYGENPQQDADFYQKGLPTAYSIASAKQLNGKELSFNNIRDADAAIRIIRDFKDRPTVVALKHMNPCGIGQADDIETAWDYAYEADPVSIFGGIVVLNREVDAATAKKMHGVFLEIIIAPSYTDEALEILTTKKKNLRILELPFDAQDASEVEAEYTGVVGGLLVQNQDVVKESPADWQVVTKRQPTETEATALEFAWKAIKYVKSNGIIVTNDHMTLGVGPGQTNRVASVRIAIDQAKDRLDGAVLASDAFFPFADNVEEIAKAGIKAIIQPGGSVRDQESIEAADKHGLTMIFTGVRHFRH